The stretch of DNA TAGTTGATTTCAAGCTCGAATTTGGTTGTCAGCCTGATGGATCTTTGATTCTTGCCGATGAGATTTCTCCAGATACTTGTCGAATTTGGGATGGAAAAACCAATGA from SAR324 cluster bacterium encodes:
- a CDS encoding phosphoribosylaminoimidazolesuccinocarboxamide synthase — translated: VDFKLEFGCQPDGSLILADEISPDTCRIWDGKTNEKMDKDRFRHNLGGLVEAYQEVWNRLHMGKDA